DNA from Triticum dicoccoides isolate Atlit2015 ecotype Zavitan unplaced genomic scaffold, WEW_v2.0 scaffold185239, whole genome shotgun sequence:
ACATCAATCTCCTCCGACAGGGCATCCACTCTTGCGTTGTCCAGCCCTAAGTGGCTAGCCATGATGTCTCCCGCGAGAGGTACTACCTTTTCTTTGATGAAGTTTTGGAAGCCAGTAATCCCGTATTTTTCTCGCAGAAGATTGAAGGGATCCTTTCCAATCACCTTTATCACAGAAGTAGAACAGGACGCGGCAATATTAGGGAAGACAGTTTGGCATTTCTCAGGATCTTAATCGTATGTTGACATGAGTTAATCCAATTGTTTACCTCGGATAAGACACGCTGCTCGGCAGACATAGCGTCGGGGGCGCGGACCAGCAGGTACAGCTTCTTCACAGCCGGCTGGACCCGCAGTATCTTCTCCAGGAGCACTGTATGTAAGATACGAGGAGAAGCTATAACTAGGGATCAATAGCTCATGAATGATGCGCATGCATGCAGGATACAGGCAGGTGTTAAACATACATTTCCCGAGGTACCCTGTTGAGCCGGTGATGAGGATGCACTTATCTCTCAAACACTCGGCGACAGCGCTGGACTCCATTTCCGCAAAGATGGACTTGACCACTTGCTCGTGAGGAGAACTGATTGAACGAGGTAcgctttgtagcttatttatag
Protein-coding regions in this window:
- the LOC119344779 gene encoding fatty acyl-CoA reductase 1-like, which codes for MESSAVAECLRDKCILITGSTGYLGKLLLEKILRVQPAVKKLYLLVRAPDAMSAEQRVLSEVIGKDPFNLLREKYGITGFQNFIKEKVVPLAGDIMASHLGLDNARVDALSEEIDVILNVAATTSFYERLIP